A window of Ananas comosus cultivar F153 linkage group 4, ASM154086v1, whole genome shotgun sequence contains these coding sequences:
- the LOC109708737 gene encoding uncharacterized protein LOC109708737 produces MASIESATLNRXGEEIIETPDEFLIKESINPIASIVDSTYPSLLSNIHDLQYLQERAILAPTLEIVDAVNEYVLSLLHGEEKVYLSSDSVCKTDVGLDGLEDVYTPDFLNSIKCSGVPNHMLKLKQGAPVMLLRNIDKSSGLCNGTRLVITQLGKHILEAKVISGSNIGEKVFIPRMVITPSDSKLPFKMQRRQFSLAVCFAMTINNS; encoded by the exons ATGGCAAGCATAGAGAGTGCTACGT taaatagaaNTGGTGAAGAAATTATAGAAACACCTGATGAATTTCTCATAAAAGAATCAATAAATCCAATTGCATCAATAGTGGATAGTACGTATCCTTCATTATTAAGCAATATTCATGATTTGCAATACCTACAAGAAAGAGCGATTCTTGCTCCTACTCTTGAAATTGTGGATGCTGTGAATGAATACGTGCTTTCATTGCTTCATGGTGAAGAAAAAGTTTATTTGAGCTCTGACAGTGTTTGTAAGACGGATGTAGGCTTAGATGGTCTTGAGGATGTATATACACCTGATTTCTTAAACAGTATTAAATGTTCAGGAGTTCCCAATCACATGCTCAAACTAAAGCAAGGTGCTCCTGTGATGTTATTGAGAAATATAGACAAGTCTTCAGGTTTATGCAATGGAACCAGATTAGTGATCACTCAATTAGGAAAACACATACTAGAAGCAAAAGTGATCTCTGGGAGCAATATTGGGGAGAAGGTGTTTATACCCCGTATGGTGATTACTCCATCAGACTCCAAGTTACCTTTTAAAATGCAACGAAGGCAATTTTCGTTGGCTGTTTGTTTTGCTATGACAATAAACAATAGTTAA